In [Leptolyngbya] sp. PCC 7376, a genomic segment contains:
- a CDS encoding polyribonucleotide nucleotidyltransferase: MQEFTKSISFDGREIRLTTGLLAPQAGGSVLIESGETAVLVSATTAPGREGIDFLPLLVDYEERLYAAGRIPGGFLRREGRPPERATLTSRLIDRPMRPLFPQWIRDDIQIVATTMSMDEDVPPDVLAVTGASVATLLAGLPFYGPMAAVRVGLVGDDFILNPTYREILSGDLDLIVAGTPEGVIMVEAGANQLPEQDMIEAIDFAYEAIQELIDSQLELIKELGIEIVKAESPAKEEDLESFIAKQASAKIKKILSQFDLDKSGRDAALDEIKANDIVAAIEAMPEDNELRVKTAENKKLVGNTFKALTKKLMRAQIVEDGVRVDGRKLDQVRPISCKTEVLPRAVHGSGLFNRGLTQVLSIVTLGTPGDAQDMDDLHPSDEKRYLHHYNFPPYSVGETRPMRSPGRREIGHGALAERALIPVLPAKDEFPYVIRVVSEVLSSNGSTSMGSVCGSTLSLMDAGVPIAKPVSGAAMGLIKEGDEVRILTDIQGIEDFLGDMDFKVAGTADGITALQMDMKITGLAVDVIAEAINKALPARLHILEKMTDVIDKPKELSPSAPRLLTIKIDPDLIGMVIGPGGKTIKSITEQTRAKVDIADDGTVTIASSESENAENAKKMIVNMTRKLGEGDVFFGKVTRIIQIGAFVEILPGKEGMIHISQLAEGRVGKVEDEVAVGDEVVVKVREIDNKGRINLTRLGIHPDEAAAAREEAQ; encoded by the coding sequence ATGCAAGAGTTCACGAAGTCGATATCTTTCGATGGGCGAGAGATTCGATTAACAACAGGCTTATTAGCGCCTCAGGCTGGCGGCTCCGTCCTTATCGAATCAGGGGAAACCGCCGTTTTAGTAAGTGCAACAACAGCGCCAGGTAGAGAAGGCATTGATTTCTTACCGCTGCTGGTGGACTACGAAGAGAGATTATATGCAGCAGGTCGTATCCCCGGTGGATTTCTCAGACGAGAAGGTCGTCCCCCAGAACGGGCAACATTGACATCTCGTTTGATTGACCGTCCAATGCGTCCTTTATTTCCCCAGTGGATCCGGGATGACATCCAGATTGTAGCCACAACGATGTCTATGGATGAGGATGTTCCCCCAGATGTTTTGGCCGTCACAGGAGCATCTGTCGCAACATTACTCGCAGGCTTACCCTTCTACGGGCCAATGGCTGCTGTGCGAGTCGGTTTAGTTGGTGATGATTTCATCCTCAATCCGACCTACCGTGAGATCCTTAGCGGTGACCTTGACCTCATTGTGGCAGGAACGCCAGAAGGGGTAATCATGGTTGAAGCAGGGGCAAATCAATTGCCTGAGCAAGACATGATTGAGGCAATCGATTTTGCTTATGAAGCCATTCAAGAACTGATCGATAGTCAACTTGAATTGATTAAAGAACTTGGCATCGAAATTGTTAAGGCTGAATCACCAGCAAAAGAAGAAGATTTAGAGTCTTTCATTGCAAAGCAAGCATCAGCAAAAATCAAAAAGATTTTAAGTCAGTTTGATCTCGATAAGAGTGGTCGTGATGCTGCATTAGATGAGATCAAAGCGAACGACATTGTCGCAGCGATTGAAGCAATGCCGGAAGATAATGAGCTGCGTGTAAAGACTGCTGAGAATAAAAAGCTCGTTGGCAATACATTCAAAGCATTAACGAAAAAGTTGATGCGAGCACAGATCGTTGAGGATGGTGTACGAGTCGATGGTCGCAAACTCGATCAAGTTCGCCCTATTTCCTGTAAAACTGAGGTTTTACCTCGTGCCGTGCATGGCAGTGGTCTGTTTAATCGTGGTTTAACTCAAGTTCTTTCCATCGTCACCTTGGGGACACCGGGTGATGCCCAGGATATGGATGACCTCCATCCCTCTGATGAGAAGCGTTATCTCCACCACTACAACTTCCCTCCTTATTCTGTTGGTGAAACTCGTCCTATGCGATCGCCAGGTCGTCGGGAGATTGGTCACGGTGCTTTAGCGGAACGTGCCTTAATTCCTGTATTACCAGCAAAAGATGAATTCCCCTATGTGATTCGTGTGGTTTCGGAAGTCTTATCTTCCAATGGTTCCACATCAATGGGTTCTGTTTGTGGTTCGACGCTATCGCTTATGGATGCAGGGGTTCCGATTGCCAAGCCCGTTAGTGGTGCTGCAATGGGTCTCATTAAAGAAGGCGATGAAGTTCGAATTCTTACTGACATCCAAGGTATCGAAGATTTCCTTGGCGACATGGACTTCAAAGTGGCGGGTACTGCCGATGGTATTACTGCGCTGCAAATGGACATGAAAATCACAGGCCTAGCGGTTGATGTGATTGCAGAAGCCATCAACAAAGCACTCCCTGCTCGCTTGCATATTTTGGAGAAGATGACTGACGTTATCGACAAGCCTAAAGAGCTTTCTCCTTCTGCACCTCGTCTACTTACCATCAAGATCGATCCTGACCTCATCGGCATGGTTATTGGACCAGGCGGTAAGACAATTAAGAGTATTACTGAGCAGACCCGCGCCAAGGTTGATATCGCTGACGACGGTACAGTGACCATCGCGTCTTCTGAGTCAGAAAATGCAGAAAATGCCAAGAAGATGATTGTCAATATGACTCGTAAATTGGGTGAGGGCGACGTCTTCTTCGGTAAGGTGACGCGCATCATTCAAATCGGTGCATTTGTCGAAATCCTCCCTGGCAAAGAAGGAATGATCCACATTTCGCAACTCGCAGAAGGTCGTGTCGGCAAAGTGGAAGATGAAGTCGCCGTAGGTGATGAAGTGGTCGTTAAAGTCCGCGAAATCGACAATAAAGGTCGTATTAATCTCACTCGTCTCGGCATTCACCCTGACGAAGCTGCTGCTGCTCGCGAAGAAGCACAGTAA
- the tmk gene encoding dTMP kinase, which translates to MDAKFIVFEGIDGSGSSTQAELLYQHFQAENIAAVLSPEPSNGMIGNMVREALRKRIRFTEDPAQFNRQMAYLFAGDRHDHLYNEIDGVMKRLKADTQVITTRYYFSSLAYNANSPEEYEFIYRLNQDFPNPDMVFYFDLPVEVALERVNRRSHQEIYETQTKLTQVRNNYEQVFSDYQGNWLKLDATQPPKKIHQTILQTLTQTFESGQD; encoded by the coding sequence ATGGATGCAAAATTTATTGTTTTTGAAGGGATTGATGGCTCGGGCAGTTCCACTCAAGCAGAGCTTTTATACCAACACTTTCAGGCAGAAAATATCGCGGCGGTGCTCAGTCCAGAACCTTCCAACGGCATGATTGGCAATATGGTGCGGGAAGCGTTACGCAAACGTATTCGTTTCACGGAAGACCCAGCACAATTTAATCGTCAGATGGCCTATCTCTTCGCAGGCGATCGCCACGACCATTTGTATAACGAAATTGATGGCGTGATGAAACGGCTTAAGGCTGACACTCAGGTCATTACAACGCGCTATTATTTTTCTTCCCTTGCCTATAACGCCAATAGCCCAGAAGAATATGAGTTTATTTATCGACTCAATCAAGATTTTCCCAATCCCGATATGGTCTTTTATTTTGACCTGCCCGTCGAAGTTGCTTTAGAAAGAGTGAATCGGCGATCGCACCAAGAAATTTACGAAACCCAGACGAAATTAACCCAAGTCCGCAATAACTACGAACAGGTTTTTTCTGATTATCAAGGGAATTGGCTGAAACTCGATGCCACCCAACCTCCAAAAAAAATTCACCAAACTATTTTGCAAACCCTTACTCAGACGTTTGAATCTGGTCAGGACTAG
- a CDS encoding GNAT family N-acetyltransferase yields MAILGRETERLKLRLWEPERDAIAAHEIYGDPEVMQFIRAPEQNLASTAKKLLAYREMTLQTQQKTGIWAVVEKTTNTPIGSILLVELPDNHGDRRTGDFEIGWHFRKASWGKGFAFEAATHLLNYGLRELKLPIIYAVLREGNWRSQRLAERLHMEALGKTDKYYNTTLLLFGYQSNVPKI; encoded by the coding sequence ATGGCAATACTGGGCAGGGAAACGGAGCGATTGAAACTACGGTTATGGGAACCGGAGCGGGATGCGATCGCCGCCCATGAGATTTATGGTGACCCGGAAGTGATGCAATTTATCCGAGCGCCAGAGCAAAACCTCGCTAGCACTGCTAAAAAGCTTTTAGCTTATCGGGAGATGACCTTACAGACCCAGCAGAAAACTGGCATCTGGGCAGTGGTTGAAAAAACGACGAATACTCCCATCGGCTCTATTTTGTTGGTTGAGCTACCGGATAATCATGGCGATCGCCGCACAGGAGATTTCGAAATTGGCTGGCATTTTCGGAAAGCGAGCTGGGGCAAAGGGTTTGCATTTGAGGCGGCAACTCATCTGCTGAATTATGGCTTGCGAGAATTGAAATTGCCGATTATTTATGCAGTACTTCGAGAAGGAAATTGGCGATCGCAAAGACTTGCAGAACGGCTACACATGGAAGCCCTCGGAAAAACAGATAAGTATTACAACACAACATTACTGTTATTTGGCTACCAATCTAATGTCCCGAAAATCTAG
- a CDS encoding biopolymer transporter ExbD yields MSNGSDRPSANPKLNTLGLRPFKLWQEESTQDLRIEIIPLIDVIFCVLTFFILAAVNLSRQQAINLDLPSADSGTVQMPNMVIVSLTDFGQIYVEKQLIQTQTQFTQILEDYLERNPQGLVILNASETRSYQEVMQVLDWLKEIGGTRVALGTVSGSQSGTQNLDSFFDENQNPGVTPVNPTIPRVPTFQPSNDFQFEPLQSDQALPPPDGFELELQPIDGFGEPPSPDQIQTSE; encoded by the coding sequence ATGAGTAACGGTAGTGATCGTCCGAGTGCGAATCCGAAGCTAAATACCCTGGGATTACGCCCTTTCAAACTGTGGCAAGAAGAATCAACTCAAGATTTACGCATCGAAATTATTCCGCTTATCGATGTGATTTTCTGCGTCTTAACCTTCTTTATTTTGGCAGCGGTCAATCTTTCTCGACAGCAGGCAATTAACCTTGACTTGCCCTCCGCAGACAGTGGCACGGTACAGATGCCAAACATGGTGATCGTCAGTTTGACTGACTTTGGCCAAATTTATGTCGAGAAACAGCTCATTCAAACCCAAACGCAGTTCACTCAAATTTTAGAAGACTATCTAGAGCGTAATCCCCAGGGTTTAGTGATTTTAAATGCATCTGAAACCCGTTCTTATCAAGAAGTGATGCAAGTGCTCGACTGGCTCAAAGAGATTGGCGGGACGCGGGTGGCATTAGGGACAGTGTCTGGTTCCCAGAGTGGGACACAAAATCTTGATAGCTTTTTCGATGAAAATCAAAATCCTGGTGTGACCCCTGTAAACCCAACAATTCCACGGGTTCCTACTTTTCAACCCTCTAATGATTTTCAATTTGAACCGCTGCAAAGTGATCAAGCATTACCGCCGCCGGATGGTTTTGAGCTAGAGTTGCAACCCATCGATGGATTTGGCGAGCCGCCTAGTCCTGACCAGATTCAAACGTCTGAGTAA
- a CDS encoding diguanylate cyclase gives MSHHKASILIVDDTPDNLRLLSDLLTRQNYKVRKAISGEMALKSIAEQPPDLILLDIQMPKMNGYEVCQCLKADEATAPIPVIFISALSEIVDKVKAFSVGAVDYIPKPFDENEVLARVNSQLQLQDLRVNLESKNHALKQAIVDLELALLESARLRNNLERSNQELTVANQKLGEMAIVDALTQIPNRRRFDEYLDQSWEKCRKEKQPLSLILGDIDYFKLYNDHYGHQMGDHCLFAVAQAVKKSVVLARDLPARYGGEEIAVILPNAGLAEAKVVAERIMEQIRALAIEHVESKVKNTISLSLGIHSTIPTSVKHIGDFISDCDRALYASKKQGRDRLTIFSEKLIP, from the coding sequence ATGAGCCATCACAAAGCATCTATCCTTATTGTTGACGATACCCCTGATAACCTCCGCCTTTTATCAGACTTATTGACGCGACAAAATTACAAAGTGAGAAAAGCGATTAGTGGTGAAATGGCGCTGAAATCCATTGCAGAACAACCGCCTGATCTGATTTTGCTGGATATTCAGATGCCTAAAATGAATGGCTATGAAGTTTGCCAATGTCTCAAGGCGGACGAAGCAACAGCACCCATCCCCGTAATCTTTATCAGTGCTCTCAGCGAAATTGTCGATAAAGTTAAAGCTTTTTCTGTCGGAGCCGTTGATTATATTCCCAAGCCCTTCGATGAAAATGAAGTCCTTGCCCGAGTAAATTCCCAGCTTCAGCTTCAAGATTTACGTGTGAATCTTGAATCAAAAAACCATGCCCTCAAACAAGCCATTGTCGATTTAGAACTAGCCTTACTCGAATCTGCACGGCTACGCAATAATCTTGAAAGATCTAACCAAGAACTGACCGTTGCGAACCAAAAACTCGGCGAAATGGCCATTGTGGATGCGTTGACACAAATTCCGAATCGTCGTCGTTTTGATGAATATTTAGATCAATCCTGGGAGAAATGCCGTAAGGAAAAACAGCCTCTGAGTTTAATCCTTGGCGATATTGACTATTTCAAACTCTATAACGATCACTATGGTCATCAAATGGGCGATCACTGCCTATTTGCTGTTGCCCAAGCAGTGAAAAAAAGTGTGGTTCTTGCCCGGGATTTACCTGCTCGCTACGGTGGTGAAGAAATCGCTGTGATCTTGCCTAATGCAGGTTTAGCGGAGGCAAAGGTTGTGGCTGAACGCATTATGGAGCAGATTCGAGCGCTAGCCATTGAACATGTTGAGTCGAAGGTGAAAAATACAATTAGCTTGAGCCTCGGTATTCACTCCACAATTCCGACCTCAGTAAAACATATTGGTGACTTTATCAGTGACTGTGATCGAGCGCTCTATGCCTCGAAAAAACAGGGGCGCGATCGCCTGACAATTTTTAGCGAAAAACTCATCCCCTAG
- a CDS encoding MotA/TolQ/ExbB proton channel family protein has protein sequence MNFFEMINRGGLAMWPLILLSIMALSTIIERLWFWWKVIQKSQRVQDKILDAAHYQWQAVSEIARTCQGHPLGRFLYAPLRQECTDPEIFHLALEAAADEELASMRRGEKLLEAVIALSPLLGLLGTVLGLINSLGSIQLSDLGTDSTAGVTLGIGESLISTASGLVVAIVSLAFYRLFQSLSSNQVRLFRQAGSELEVLYRQNFVEGLPMPTVSPDAEPVTENTDDDNATAIAPVASGEENHE, from the coding sequence GTGAATTTTTTTGAGATGATCAATCGAGGTGGCCTCGCCATGTGGCCATTAATTCTGCTCTCGATCATGGCCCTCAGCACGATTATTGAGCGGCTATGGTTTTGGTGGAAAGTGATCCAAAAAAGTCAGCGTGTTCAGGACAAAATTTTGGATGCAGCCCATTATCAATGGCAGGCAGTAAGTGAAATTGCCCGCACTTGCCAAGGCCATCCCCTCGGTCGTTTTCTTTATGCTCCCCTTAGACAAGAATGTACTGACCCAGAGATTTTTCACCTAGCCCTTGAAGCTGCTGCGGATGAAGAATTAGCCTCAATGCGTCGTGGTGAAAAATTACTCGAGGCGGTGATTGCGTTATCACCTTTGCTGGGTTTGCTTGGTACTGTCTTAGGTCTAATTAATTCCCTCGGTTCGATTCAGCTGAGTGACCTTGGGACAGATTCTACAGCCGGGGTTACCCTTGGTATCGGTGAATCACTTATCTCAACGGCTTCTGGTCTGGTGGTGGCTATTGTGAGTTTGGCGTTTTATCGGTTATTCCAATCACTATCGAGTAATCAGGTGCGGTTATTCCGTCAGGCTGGCAGTGAACTAGAAGTGCTTTATCGGCAAAATTTTGTGGAAGGTCTACCGATGCCCACCGTTTCCCCAGATGCTGAACCTGTCACAGAAAATACAGATGATGATAATGCGACGGCGATCGCCCCAGTAGCCTCGGGAGAAGAAAACCATGAGTAA